One Actinoplanes missouriensis 431 DNA segment encodes these proteins:
- a CDS encoding ferredoxin reductase has protein sequence MPVTQTLRNGAWRVVELLTTPVVPADYLDVIAPLRNPDVLRARIEAVRPETAKSVTLELRPGRNWQPHQPGQYVRLGVDVDGVRLWRAYSVSSAAGRPGGTFTVTVNAVADGVVSSYLLNHARRGMILTLDLPTGDFVLPARRPGKALFVTAGSGITPVMGMLRTAAHELPDAVVVHSARTEEDVVFGSELRDLHRQGKIRLIERHTGADGRLKPADLSELVPDLFERETWACGPGEMLDALTEHWADAGAEDRLHVERFRPTVLVAGDGGTVAFERSGISTEAPAGVTVLDAGEAAGQLMPSGCRMGICFKCVLPMREGIVRDVRDGSVTTVTELDEPVLIQTCISAAAGPCRLDA, from the coding sequence AATCCCGACGTCCTGCGCGCCCGGATCGAGGCGGTTCGTCCCGAGACGGCGAAATCGGTCACCCTGGAGCTGCGTCCCGGCCGCAACTGGCAGCCGCACCAGCCCGGACAGTATGTCCGCCTCGGCGTCGACGTCGACGGCGTCCGGCTCTGGCGCGCCTACTCGGTGAGCAGCGCGGCCGGCCGCCCCGGTGGCACGTTCACGGTCACCGTCAACGCGGTGGCCGACGGCGTCGTCAGCTCCTACCTGCTGAACCACGCCCGGCGCGGCATGATCCTCACGCTGGATCTGCCGACCGGCGACTTCGTGCTGCCGGCCCGGCGACCGGGCAAGGCGCTGTTCGTGACCGCGGGCAGCGGCATCACCCCGGTGATGGGGATGCTGCGGACGGCGGCGCACGAGCTGCCGGACGCGGTGGTGGTGCACTCCGCCCGTACCGAAGAGGACGTGGTCTTCGGGTCTGAACTGCGTGACCTGCACCGGCAGGGCAAGATCCGCCTGATCGAGCGGCACACCGGCGCCGACGGGCGACTCAAGCCCGCTGACCTGTCCGAGCTCGTCCCCGACCTGTTCGAGCGGGAGACCTGGGCCTGCGGGCCGGGCGAGATGCTCGACGCCCTGACCGAGCACTGGGCCGACGCGGGTGCCGAGGACCGCCTGCACGTCGAGCGGTTCCGGCCGACCGTGCTGGTCGCCGGCGACGGCGGCACGGTCGCCTTCGAGCGGTCCGGGATCTCCACCGAGGCGCCCGCCGGCGTCACGGTCCTGGACGCCGGCGAGGCGGCCGGCCAGCTCATGCCGTCCGGCTGCCGGATGGGCATCTGCTTCAAGTGCGTGCTGCCGATGCGCGAGGGCATCGTCCGCGACGTGCGCGACGGCTCGGTCACCACCGTCACCGAGCTTGACGAACCCGTCCTGATCCAGACGTGCATCTCGGCCGCCGCCGGGCCGTGCCGCCTGGACGCCTGA
- a CDS encoding fatty acid desaturase family protein: protein MTTLQRKDVNPIAHLTPEDIEAIGRELDAIRDEFIAKRGEKDATYIRNMIKVQRRLEVGSRAVLLFSLFPPAWIIGTLGLSISKILENMEIGHNILHGQYDFMRDPKIHSTTWEWDSASPAEQWKHSHNELHHKYTNVIGRDNDLGYGIMRVDEQQKWVPAHLGQPLYNFINAIFFEYGIAAYDLELGRNLKTKKRRSNPAFRAALRQVGRKIRKQAAKDYLVHPLLSVPVGLAFGNPLGAFLGTLSANAVASVVRNLWSHSVIMCGHFPKGVETFERTSITGETRGEWYLRQMLGSANISGSKLMHIMTGNLSHQIEHHLFPDLPASRYAEIAPRVRELFEKYDLNYVSGPLVVQVASAWSKVFRLALPNRKPANDIDHSIPPRPAPAETVAA from the coding sequence GTGACCACTCTGCAGCGCAAGGATGTCAACCCGATCGCCCACCTCACTCCGGAGGACATCGAGGCGATCGGCCGTGAGCTGGACGCGATCCGCGACGAGTTCATCGCCAAGCGCGGCGAGAAGGACGCCACGTACATCCGCAACATGATCAAGGTGCAGCGCCGCCTGGAGGTGGGCAGCCGCGCCGTGCTGCTCTTCTCGCTCTTCCCGCCGGCCTGGATCATCGGCACCCTCGGCCTCTCCATCTCCAAGATCCTGGAGAACATGGAGATCGGCCACAACATCCTGCACGGCCAGTACGACTTCATGCGCGACCCGAAGATCCACTCGACCACCTGGGAGTGGGACTCGGCCTCCCCCGCCGAGCAGTGGAAGCACTCGCACAACGAGCTGCACCACAAGTACACCAACGTGATCGGCCGCGACAACGACCTCGGCTACGGCATCATGCGCGTCGACGAGCAGCAGAAGTGGGTGCCCGCGCACCTGGGCCAGCCGCTCTACAACTTCATCAACGCGATCTTCTTCGAGTACGGCATCGCCGCGTACGACCTGGAGCTCGGCCGCAACCTGAAGACCAAGAAGCGGCGCAGCAACCCGGCCTTCCGGGCCGCTCTCCGCCAGGTCGGCCGCAAGATCCGCAAGCAGGCGGCGAAGGACTACCTGGTCCACCCGCTGCTCTCGGTGCCGGTCGGCCTCGCCTTCGGCAACCCGCTCGGCGCGTTCCTCGGGACCCTGAGCGCGAACGCGGTGGCCAGCGTGGTCCGCAACCTGTGGAGCCACTCGGTCATCATGTGCGGCCACTTCCCGAAGGGCGTCGAGACCTTCGAGCGCACCTCGATCACCGGCGAGACCCGCGGCGAGTGGTACCTGCGTCAGATGCTCGGCTCGGCCAACATCTCCGGCAGCAAGCTGATGCACATCATGACCGGCAACCTGTCGCACCAGATCGAGCACCACCTCTTCCCCGACCTGCCGGCCAGCCGGTACGCGGAGATCGCCCCGCGGGTGCGGGAGCTCTTCGAGAAGTACGACCTGAACTACGTCTCCGGCCCGCTGGTCGTGCAGGTCGCGTCGGCGTGGTCCAAGGTCTTCCGGCTGGCGCTGCCGAACCGCAAGCCGGCCAACGACATCGACCACAGCATCCCGCCGCGCCCGGCCCCGGCGGAGACCGTCGCCGCCTGA
- a CDS encoding family 4 glycosyl hydrolase, which produces MRLTILGGGGFRVPLVYRALLADHRRTGITEVALHDVDAGRLDGIGRVLSALARDVPDAPALVTTTDLDEAVTGAAFVFCAIRVGGLRGRVRDERVALELGVLGQETVGAGGISYGLRTVPVAHHIAARIARLAPDAWTINFTNPAGLVTEAMTAELGERVIGICDSPSGLADRVLRVLGADPATTRVHYAGLNHLGWLYGAGDLLPGLLADPQRLESIEEGRLFGADRLRQLGAIPNEYLHYYYDPAGTLAAVRGAPRTRGEFLLEQQHRCYTSLASAADPLDAWLGAWREREATYMAENRELAGAGEREHDESRPAGYEGVALAVMRALARDEPARLILNVRNRGTLTVLDDDAVVEVPCTVDARGAVPDEILPLPEHGVSLVRSVKAAERGVLEAAASGSRAAAMRAMAAHPLVDSAPIAERLIDGYRAEFAELSYLR; this is translated from the coding sequence ATGCGACTGACGATCCTCGGTGGCGGCGGTTTCCGCGTGCCACTGGTCTACCGTGCCCTGCTCGCCGACCACCGGCGCACCGGCATCACCGAGGTGGCGCTGCACGACGTCGACGCCGGCCGGCTCGACGGGATCGGCCGGGTGCTGTCCGCGCTGGCCCGAGACGTGCCGGACGCCCCGGCGCTGGTCACCACCACCGACCTGGACGAGGCGGTGACCGGGGCGGCGTTCGTGTTCTGCGCCATCCGGGTCGGCGGCCTGCGCGGCCGGGTGCGCGACGAGCGGGTGGCGCTCGAGCTCGGGGTGCTCGGCCAGGAGACGGTCGGCGCCGGCGGCATCTCGTACGGCCTGCGTACCGTCCCGGTGGCGCACCACATCGCGGCCCGGATCGCCCGGCTCGCCCCGGACGCCTGGACGATCAACTTCACCAACCCGGCGGGCCTGGTCACCGAGGCGATGACCGCCGAGCTCGGCGAGCGGGTGATCGGCATCTGCGACTCCCCGTCCGGGCTGGCCGACCGGGTGCTGCGAGTGCTCGGCGCCGACCCGGCGACCACCCGCGTCCACTATGCCGGGCTGAACCACCTGGGCTGGCTCTACGGCGCCGGCGATCTGCTGCCGGGCCTGCTGGCCGATCCGCAGCGGCTGGAGTCCATCGAGGAGGGCCGGCTGTTCGGGGCGGACCGGCTGCGGCAGCTCGGCGCGATCCCGAACGAATACCTGCACTACTACTACGACCCGGCGGGCACCCTGGCCGCGGTCCGGGGCGCGCCGCGGACCCGGGGCGAGTTCCTGCTGGAGCAGCAGCACCGGTGCTACACGTCGCTGGCCTCGGCCGCCGACCCGCTGGACGCCTGGCTCGGGGCGTGGCGGGAGCGCGAGGCCACCTACATGGCGGAGAACCGGGAGCTGGCCGGGGCGGGGGAGCGGGAGCACGACGAGTCCCGGCCGGCCGGTTACGAGGGGGTCGCCCTGGCGGTGATGCGCGCCCTGGCCCGCGACGAGCCGGCCCGGCTGATCCTCAACGTGCGCAACCGCGGCACGCTCACCGTGCTCGACGACGACGCGGTGGTCGAGGTGCCGTGCACGGTGGACGCGCGCGGGGCCGTACCCGATGAGATCCTGCCCTTGCCGGAGCACGGGGTGAGCCTGGTGCGGTCGGTGAAGGCGGCCGAGCGGGGGGTTCTGGAAGCGGCCGCGTCCGGGTCGCGGGCGGCGGCGATGCGGGCGATGGCGGCGCATCCGCTGGTGGACTCCGCGCCGATCGCCGAGCGGCTGATCGACGGTTACCGTGCGGAGTTCGCCGAGCTGAGTTACCTCAGATGA
- a CDS encoding carbohydrate kinase family protein yields MPEQLDLFVPGVVYLDVIFTGLRELPGPGTEVWAPGMGSCPGGVANLAVAASRLGLHTGLGTALSTDAYGEFCHQVLSRQEGIDLSASLRVDDWHSPVTVSLAYDRDRSMITHGHPLPTDADGLVNGLPPARSAAVSLAGSGTDWVHRAKAGGTLVFADVGWDETEAWSRDVLAALTDCHAFLPNAVEAMRYTRTDEPRQALDKLSGLAPVVVVTCGGDGALAVDAGTGEVAAVPAVPVEALDPTGAGDVFTAGFITGTLSGWPLADRLAFANLVAALSVQHFGGSLSAPGWGDIADWWQAVRRAGARRHDDAPESALARRYGFLDDVIPPGRRTAVHRATATIARLSDARADH; encoded by the coding sequence ATGCCTGAGCAGCTCGATCTGTTCGTGCCGGGGGTGGTGTACCTCGACGTCATCTTCACCGGCCTGCGTGAGCTGCCCGGCCCCGGCACCGAGGTGTGGGCGCCCGGGATGGGCTCGTGCCCCGGCGGGGTGGCCAACCTCGCGGTCGCGGCGAGCCGGCTCGGCCTGCACACCGGGCTGGGCACCGCCCTCAGCACCGACGCCTACGGGGAGTTCTGCCACCAGGTGCTCAGCCGGCAGGAGGGCATCGACCTCTCCGCCTCGCTGCGGGTGGACGACTGGCATTCGCCGGTGACGGTCTCCTTGGCGTACGACCGGGACCGCAGCATGATCACGCATGGGCACCCGCTGCCGACCGACGCCGACGGCCTGGTCAACGGCCTGCCCCCGGCGCGCAGCGCGGCGGTCAGCCTGGCCGGCTCCGGGACGGACTGGGTGCACCGGGCCAAGGCCGGGGGCACGCTGGTCTTCGCGGACGTCGGATGGGACGAGACCGAGGCCTGGTCGCGGGACGTGCTGGCGGCGCTGACCGACTGCCACGCCTTCCTGCCGAACGCGGTGGAGGCGATGCGGTACACCCGAACCGACGAGCCCCGGCAGGCGCTCGACAAACTCTCCGGCCTCGCCCCCGTCGTGGTGGTCACCTGCGGTGGCGACGGCGCGCTCGCGGTGGACGCGGGCACCGGCGAGGTGGCCGCGGTGCCGGCCGTTCCGGTGGAGGCGCTCGACCCGACCGGCGCCGGCGACGTGTTCACCGCCGGGTTCATCACCGGCACCCTGAGCGGCTGGCCGCTCGCCGACCGGCTCGCCTTCGCCAACCTGGTCGCCGCGCTCTCCGTGCAGCACTTCGGCGGATCGCTCTCAGCGCCCGGCTGGGGTGACATCGCCGACTGGTGGCAGGCCGTGCGCCGCGCCGGCGCCCGCCGGCACGACGACGCGCCCGAGTCCGCGCTGGCCCGGAGGTACGGATTCCTCGACGACGTGATCCCGCCCGGCCGGCGCACCGCCGTGCACCGGGCCACCGCCACCATCGCCCGGCTCTCCGACGCCCGGGCCGACCACTGA
- a CDS encoding GAF domain-containing protein, which produces MNTDLFDRLGTPERMLEIAGFDLLNADLRTSLDEVAKRSATLLEAPVSLVSVVLDTSQMIIGGHGVSGWVQEAQGTPAEWAMCTHTVLAGEPYCVIDGRKDPKHAGNPFLTMTGLRSYLGVPLTGEAGQVIGAHCVIDTRRRIFTDVDLAVLTDGAEKIMKLMRAYRV; this is translated from the coding sequence GTGAACACCGACCTGTTCGACCGGCTGGGCACCCCGGAGCGGATGCTCGAGATCGCCGGATTCGACCTGCTCAATGCCGACCTGCGGACCAGCCTCGACGAGGTGGCCAAGCGCAGCGCCACGCTGCTGGAGGCGCCGGTGTCGCTGGTCTCGGTGGTCCTGGACACCTCCCAGATGATCATCGGCGGGCACGGCGTCTCCGGCTGGGTGCAGGAGGCGCAGGGCACGCCGGCGGAGTGGGCGATGTGCACCCACACCGTGCTCGCCGGCGAGCCGTACTGCGTCATCGACGGCCGCAAGGACCCGAAGCACGCCGGCAACCCGTTTCTCACGATGACCGGACTGCGCAGTTACCTCGGGGTGCCGCTGACCGGCGAGGCCGGCCAGGTGATCGGCGCGCACTGCGTGATCGACACCCGTCGCCGGATCTTCACGGACGTGGACCTGGCCGTGCTCACCGACGGCGCGGAGAAGATCATGAAGCTGATGCGGGCCTACCGGGTGTGA
- a CDS encoding methyl-accepting chemotaxis protein, with product MSAMTAEAVVTPDKGRGYWADLSVNIKVLVAVSVAAVVALLVGVLGLRALSGASDSAQAIYSSNLLGVSALGSLQNTMTQARLDLSNAAMNRDATTKQKFTDLYAADVEAVDAAWDEYESTGPVPPAAMIQDTRTDWNSFVTIANEQLLPASAKNDLTTWLAIRNGDMADTVTEIKEHLAEMTAMEKADAAADAADARSSYESNRIQSIVLLAAGIAAAMTLGFLVARGIVRSLRRVTDVCEGLAEGDLTRSSGLTSSDEPGRMGRALDAAVLRLRDTVNTIGGSAATLAGASEELSTVSAQLQSGAADAASKASSASVASEDVNTGVQSIAAGAEQMSASITEIATNASEAARVAQEGMAVAERTNNQVAELGQASAEIGDVVRLITSIAEQTNLLALNATIEAARAGELGKGFAVVAGEVKELAQQTAKATEEITHRIGAIQESSTSAATAIGEITGVIQQIGDYTTTIASAVEEQTATTGEMSRSVADAATSSGDVARTVSGVAEVASATADGAKATQQAAADLTRLAGDLANLVGGFRH from the coding sequence ATGAGCGCGATGACGGCGGAGGCGGTGGTGACCCCGGACAAGGGCCGGGGTTACTGGGCGGACCTCAGTGTCAACATCAAGGTCCTGGTGGCGGTGAGCGTCGCGGCGGTGGTCGCCCTCCTGGTCGGGGTGCTGGGCCTGCGTGCGCTCAGCGGCGCCAGTGACTCCGCCCAGGCGATCTACAGCAGCAACCTGCTGGGCGTCTCGGCGCTGGGAAGCCTGCAGAACACCATGACCCAGGCCCGGCTCGACCTGTCGAACGCGGCGATGAACCGGGACGCCACGACGAAGCAGAAATTCACCGACCTGTACGCCGCCGATGTGGAGGCGGTCGATGCCGCGTGGGACGAGTACGAGTCGACCGGCCCGGTGCCGCCGGCCGCGATGATCCAGGACACCCGGACCGACTGGAACTCGTTCGTGACGATCGCGAACGAGCAGCTGCTGCCGGCCTCCGCGAAGAACGACCTCACCACCTGGCTCGCGATCCGCAACGGCGACATGGCCGACACGGTCACCGAGATCAAGGAACACCTCGCGGAGATGACCGCGATGGAGAAGGCCGACGCCGCCGCCGACGCCGCGGACGCCCGCTCGTCCTACGAGTCCAACCGGATCCAGTCGATCGTGCTGCTGGCGGCCGGCATCGCCGCCGCGATGACCCTCGGGTTCCTGGTGGCCCGGGGCATCGTCCGGTCGCTGCGCCGGGTCACCGACGTCTGCGAAGGGCTCGCCGAGGGCGACCTGACCCGCAGCAGCGGGCTCACCTCCAGCGACGAGCCGGGCCGGATGGGCCGGGCCCTGGACGCCGCCGTCCTCCGGCTGCGCGACACCGTCAACACCATCGGCGGATCCGCCGCCACCCTGGCCGGCGCATCCGAGGAGCTCTCCACGGTCAGCGCCCAACTGCAGAGCGGCGCCGCCGACGCGGCCTCGAAGGCCAGCTCGGCCAGCGTCGCCAGCGAGGACGTCAACACCGGCGTCCAGTCGATCGCGGCCGGCGCCGAGCAGATGAGCGCCTCGATCACCGAGATCGCCACGAACGCCTCCGAGGCGGCCCGGGTCGCCCAGGAGGGCATGGCGGTCGCCGAGCGCACCAACAACCAGGTCGCCGAGCTGGGCCAGGCGAGCGCGGAGATCGGTGACGTGGTCCGGCTGATCACCAGCATCGCCGAGCAGACCAACCTGCTCGCGCTGAACGCCACGATCGAGGCGGCCCGCGCCGGTGAGCTGGGCAAGGGCTTCGCGGTGGTGGCCGGCGAGGTCAAGGAGCTGGCCCAGCAGACCGCCAAGGCGACCGAGGAGATCACCCACCGGATCGGCGCGATCCAGGAGTCCAGCACCTCGGCGGCGACCGCGATCGGGGAGATCACCGGCGTCATCCAGCAGATCGGCGACTACACCACCACGATCGCCTCGGCCGTGGAGGAGCAGACCGCCACCACCGGGGAGATGAGCCGCTCGGTGGCGGACGCCGCCACGAGCAGCGGAGACGTCGCGCGTACCGTCTCCGGGGTCGCCGAGGTGGCGAGCGCCACCGCCGACGGCGCCAAGGCCACCCAGCAGGCCGCGGCCGACCTGACCCGGCTCGCCGGGGACCTGGCCAACCTCGTCGGCGGGTTCCGGCACTGA
- a CDS encoding MFS transporter — MAAGRRGSPWLSLIAVAFGLFMVGLDGSVVSIANPEIGRDLGASTAELQWVTNSYLLALAAALILGGKLGDRFGRRRYYLIGVAGFTVASVAIGLAGSIEGVIAFRAAQGLFGALLMPNTLGILRAVFPPKKFGMAVGIWAMVSSVSTALGPIVGGLLVQHVNWESVFYINAPIGVIALVFSALVLAESKNSTGRHKFDVAGVLLLAAGLLVLVFGVVKGETWGWTAGSTIGTIVAGLLILALFGWYETRQEHPLLPMRLFRSPALTIGAVITAINFFTLLGSIFYIMLYLQNVRGYTPVMAGVLTLPLSLASVVASPLGAALTDRFGPRLTMPLGMVLQGAASLGLLGLGTDSSYHAMWPSFIGLGLGVGMVMAASSEAIVGNAPIKDAGVAGGLQATMLQIGGALGTSVLISLISSKVGATLAGSLTGAGVPAPMAQGLSEAKDAVSMGVAPVSADMTDAVRAAVVDGAGTAFMNGVHVAALVAAVICFAGAIVAVAGIRRGTPAHQ, encoded by the coding sequence GTGGCCGCAGGCCGCCGCGGCAGCCCCTGGCTCTCCCTGATCGCTGTCGCGTTCGGCCTGTTCATGGTCGGCCTGGACGGCAGCGTCGTCTCGATCGCCAACCCGGAGATCGGGCGTGACCTGGGCGCCAGCACCGCTGAGCTGCAGTGGGTGACCAACTCCTACCTGCTCGCGCTGGCCGCCGCGCTGATCCTCGGCGGCAAACTCGGTGACCGGTTCGGCCGGCGCCGCTACTACCTGATCGGTGTCGCCGGCTTCACCGTGGCGTCGGTCGCGATCGGGCTGGCCGGCTCGATCGAGGGCGTCATCGCCTTCCGCGCCGCTCAGGGCCTCTTCGGCGCGCTGCTCATGCCGAACACGCTCGGCATCCTGCGAGCCGTCTTCCCGCCGAAGAAGTTCGGCATGGCGGTCGGCATCTGGGCCATGGTCTCCTCGGTCTCCACCGCGCTCGGCCCGATCGTCGGTGGCCTGCTCGTGCAGCACGTCAACTGGGAGTCGGTCTTCTACATCAACGCGCCGATCGGCGTGATCGCGCTGGTCTTCAGCGCGCTGGTGCTCGCCGAGAGCAAGAACTCCACCGGCAGGCACAAGTTCGACGTGGCAGGCGTGCTGCTGCTCGCGGCCGGTCTGCTGGTCCTGGTCTTCGGCGTGGTCAAGGGCGAGACCTGGGGCTGGACCGCCGGGTCCACGATCGGCACCATCGTCGCCGGTCTGCTGATCCTGGCGCTGTTCGGCTGGTACGAGACCCGGCAGGAACACCCGCTGCTCCCGATGCGGCTGTTCCGCAGCCCGGCGCTGACGATCGGCGCGGTCATCACCGCGATCAACTTCTTCACGCTGCTCGGCTCGATCTTCTACATCATGCTGTACCTGCAGAACGTCCGCGGGTACACGCCGGTGATGGCCGGTGTGCTCACGCTGCCGCTCAGCCTCGCCTCGGTCGTCGCCTCACCGCTCGGCGCGGCGCTCACCGACCGGTTCGGCCCGCGCCTGACCATGCCGCTCGGCATGGTCCTGCAGGGCGCCGCCTCGCTCGGACTGCTCGGTCTCGGCACCGATTCCTCCTACCACGCGATGTGGCCGTCCTTCATCGGGCTCGGCCTCGGCGTCGGCATGGTGATGGCCGCCTCCTCCGAGGCGATCGTCGGCAACGCCCCGATCAAGGACGCCGGTGTCGCCGGCGGTCTGCAGGCCACCATGCTGCAGATCGGCGGCGCGCTCGGCACCTCGGTCCTGATCTCGCTGATCAGCAGCAAGGTCGGCGCGACGCTTGCCGGATCGCTCACCGGCGCCGGGGTGCCCGCGCCGATGGCGCAGGGCCTCTCCGAGGCCAAGGACGCGGTGTCCATGGGAGTCGCACCGGTTTCGGCCGACATGACCGACGCGGTACGGGCCGCGGTCGTCGACGGCGCCGGAACCGCCTTCATGAACGGCGTGCACGTGGCCGCCCTGGTCGCCGCGGTGATCTGCTTCGCCGGCGCGATCGTCGCCGTGGCGGGCATCCGCAGGGGGACCCCGGCACACCAGTAA
- a CDS encoding MarR family winged helix-turn-helix transcriptional regulator, with translation MTESDDAVALMHLAHQLHRNLERRLQSDFTHPKPPELQTVALWQVRARPGLTVRELADELQLRPNNASALVTAMVTAGLLRREPDERDRRVVRLHTTEQARRRIDQVQELFTGYLLSALERLAPEQRAAVRAALPGLTELSGLLRSDGR, from the coding sequence ATGACGGAATCGGACGACGCCGTGGCGCTGATGCACCTGGCCCACCAGCTGCATCGCAATCTTGAGCGCCGCCTCCAGTCCGATTTCACCCATCCGAAGCCGCCCGAGCTGCAGACCGTCGCGCTGTGGCAGGTCCGGGCCCGGCCCGGCCTGACGGTCCGGGAGCTCGCCGATGAGCTCCAGCTGCGGCCGAACAACGCCAGCGCGCTGGTCACCGCCATGGTCACGGCCGGCCTGCTGCGCCGGGAACCCGACGAGCGGGACCGGCGGGTGGTGCGTCTGCACACCACCGAGCAGGCCCGGCGCCGGATCGACCAGGTGCAGGAGCTCTTCACCGGTTATCTGCTGAGCGCGCTGGAACGGCTCGCCCCCGAGCAGCGGGCCGCGGTGCGCGCCGCTCTGCCCGGTCTCACGGAGCTGTCCGGCCTGCTGCGGTCGGACGGGCGCTGA
- a CDS encoding ferredoxin reductase family protein, which translates to MIAVTHPQVIAVRRSARVAHVALWAFLLVNLAVVQAMYVLAGPAHNLAGSIGRLLGLYLAFVMALQLLLVARLPILDRGIGMDRLTTWHRWTGFAVLWLVLLHPAFVVLGFAQQDRASYARTFLSLAGQLPVLLGVLATCLIVLVVALSVRAARRRLSYETWHAVHLLLYAVVVLGVIHQVYEGTAFKINIWTQVYWWGLWTFALGALLAGRLIVPLARNARHRMRVAAVVPESGDVVSVHVTGRHLERLQAAAGQFFLWRFPEHQSWWQVNPFSLSAAPNGRSLRLTAKAIGTTSAGLRDLPIGTRVYAEGPYGAFTLAQRSRSGVLLIAGGIGVTPIRALLEDPAIGSDVVVLYRVRSTADAVLLGELRNLARVRGARLHVLTGRTGGGNQPFQPENLATLVPDVTDRDTYVCGPAPLTRAVVASLRSLRVPSRQIHAELFRLAA; encoded by the coding sequence ATGATCGCCGTGACCCATCCGCAGGTGATAGCCGTCCGTCGTTCCGCCCGGGTCGCGCACGTGGCGCTCTGGGCCTTTCTCCTCGTCAACCTGGCCGTCGTGCAGGCGATGTACGTCCTGGCCGGTCCCGCGCACAACCTCGCCGGCTCGATCGGCCGGCTGCTCGGCCTCTACCTCGCGTTCGTGATGGCGCTGCAGCTGCTGCTCGTCGCCCGCCTGCCGATCCTGGACCGGGGGATCGGGATGGACCGGCTGACCACCTGGCACCGGTGGACCGGGTTCGCCGTCCTCTGGCTCGTGCTGCTGCACCCCGCGTTCGTGGTCCTCGGATTCGCCCAGCAGGACCGGGCGTCGTACGCGCGTACCTTCCTCAGCCTCGCCGGGCAGCTCCCGGTGCTGCTCGGCGTGCTGGCCACCTGCCTGATCGTGCTGGTCGTGGCGCTGTCGGTACGCGCCGCCCGCCGCCGGCTCTCCTACGAGACGTGGCACGCCGTACACCTGCTGCTCTACGCGGTGGTGGTGCTCGGCGTGATCCACCAGGTCTACGAGGGCACCGCATTCAAAATCAACATCTGGACCCAGGTGTACTGGTGGGGGCTGTGGACGTTCGCCCTCGGAGCGCTGCTGGCCGGCCGCCTGATCGTCCCGCTGGCCCGCAACGCCCGGCACCGGATGCGGGTCGCCGCGGTCGTGCCGGAGTCCGGCGACGTGGTGTCGGTGCACGTGACGGGTCGCCACCTGGAGCGGTTGCAGGCCGCCGCCGGTCAGTTCTTCCTCTGGCGGTTCCCCGAGCACCAGTCGTGGTGGCAGGTCAACCCGTTCTCCCTCTCGGCCGCGCCGAACGGTCGCTCCCTGCGATTGACGGCGAAGGCCATCGGTACGACCAGCGCCGGGCTCCGTGATCTTCCGATCGGGACGCGGGTCTACGCCGAGGGGCCCTACGGCGCCTTCACCCTGGCGCAGCGGTCCCGTTCCGGCGTCCTGCTGATCGCCGGCGGGATCGGGGTGACGCCGATCCGCGCCCTGCTGGAGGACCCGGCGATCGGCTCCGACGTGGTGGTCCTCTACCGGGTGCGCTCCACGGCCGACGCCGTCCTCCTCGGTGAGCTGCGCAACCTGGCGCGGGTCCGCGGCGCGCGGCTGCACGTGCTCACCGGCCGGACCGGCGGCGGCAACCAGCCGTTCCAGCCGGAGAACCTGGCCACGCTGGTCCCGGACGTGACCGACCGGGACACCTATGTGTGCGGGCCGGCGCCGCTGACCCGCGCGGTGGTGGCGAGCCTGCGATCGCTGCGCGTCCCGTCCCGCCAGATCCACGCCGAGCTGTTCCGCCTCGCGGCTTAG